The Glycine max cultivar Williams 82 chromosome 17, Glycine_max_v4.0, whole genome shotgun sequence genome contains the following window.
GATCACCGTGCAAcgagagaaatgaaaaaaaaaatgaattaactgAGTTGGAAAAGTGAGGATATTACtatctaaaattgaaaatataggAGTAGATCAAATGTGTAGTACATGTCTACATGTTTTACCTAAATCAACTACCCATTTAACTAAGTTGTCATTTAATCAAcgttacattttaaaaaaaaaaaacagagatcTACTCTTACCTGTGCAAGGGtgtactagttttttttttttttgacaaaagggTGTGTAGTAGTTTTGTGCATGTAATATGGTAGTAAACCCTGAAATGAgtgaccctttttttttttttgctgtatTCCTGCTTTTTTTGCAGTATCAATGAGTGACCtccttcaccaaaaaaaatgagTGACATTCTAATGCTATAAAGAGGAAGAGAATACATttcccaatttttatttttagtttaatataacAATGACAATAAAGTTTTCTAGTTCACCCATGAGATCATGTAAACTATTCAAATCCCTCCTTCCTCACCCCTAAGTCAATCTTAATGGTTGGAGAATATAATTATCTATGAATAAAACCTCGCATGCATAtccaatataattaattaagaactaGCTAGAAGTGGGAGAAGCCGAGTGGGTCACATAGTGTGAGACAGGGACATGGACCGAACAACTTCACTTCTTTGCAAGATTAAACTAATCCAAAGTAGTGGGTGGGGTTGGCTCAAAATATCACTCTCAAACAACTTCCCCTTccacaaaaatttatattacccagaaaaataataaaacaaaaaaactattgCAAACCAACGGGTGTCAAACCAAGGTTCAagaaacatttatatatatacaagacAATAGATTGAGGTTACGTGCCCGAAGATTATGGCCgttgacaaaattaaaataattcaaagcaAATGCCAAACCCAGCTTCACGGCACATTTATCTACATAAAGACAAACCTGCATCAAGAATAATACGGCCATTATCGGCAAAACACCCCTAGATTGTCGGAAGAGAGCTAAAATCATAGAATAAAACCAACGGTGtccaaaaatttatttagataTATACAGCATATTTATAGTAAGGATTAAATACGTTCTCAGATTCAAACATAGAAGAAAATTAACAAcgtcttttataatttatattatgttatattGCTATTAGTTTCTCGATTCTCAATTTACAAGACATGGGAACTAACAGATTGAGTTTTTAACAGATCAAGAATCTTATGTGGTTACAAGGTGTACAATAATTATAGAAATGGTCATTCTCAAATTAAGAATATTGTCTTAATAGAAATAACGTGGATTGCGCAATCTATCACTCCAAAGGGAAGATGGATTCTCATGAATAACTATCACATCAAAGTGTTGTTCATGTCACAACATCAGCATTAAAAGCATACCTAATCAGCCAACTCAAATTCTACAAGAACAGGAAGCTGGTAAACCTCTGAAAACAATGCTGGTCCCGGTAGAAAGTCAACAATTACAGACACAACAAACAACGGAAAGCAAAGCCAACAACTAGGAATCCATCACATTACAATGTTGTCAGCAGTAAATGTAAATTCAGATGGAATGAAGATCTATAAGTTAATTACCCTGCAGGAAGCGACACGTTAATGTCAGCTGGCTTATTCTTGGCCTCTGCTGGCATAGCAGACCAATTATCGTTTCGGATGGAAGACGCTGCTGATAGAATTGGCACTGGATCAAGGGTAGAGATTGGAACAACTGCAGCTGGTATCACACTTGTTATAACCTCATGTCTCTGTTTTCTTGGCTTCTGCTCATGCTGGTTTCCTGCCAGAAAACTTCCTACCACTACCTGATACATATCAATCAATTGGAAAATAGAAAGAAGTCAGAATCATGTACCCTTGTTATTGAATACTAAATTTTCATCTAATGCATGCTACTAGTATGTTTGTGAAATTGAATACATTACCTGCACAGGACTTGCAGCCACCAACAGACCAGCTACTCCACCACCTACAACACGTCCATCAGGGCTTGCCAAAGATACACTCATGCCACCGGATCTGCTTCGTGTTCCTCCGCTTTCACTTGGCATGAATGAGCCGGATAAAGACAGAATTTCAAACCGTCCCTGTAGAAACAGCAGAAAGAAAGATTAGATTTCTTCTTGTGATAGACAATAGTAGTTTTAGAAGGATAAAGAGATAGTAATACTTTCAAATATGAATGCAGAGTGAAAAGAACTTAACAGGTCGAGCTAGAGTTTTCACTGGGTTTAATGAAACTATTGTAAGGTAAGTAGTAGTAGCAGTAGCCATGAGTAATACACTGCAACTACATATCCAAAGACAAAagcatgaaaaataaatgatatgcTAGAAATGAAATGCAAAAACAAAGTTCAGAAAGGCAGGAGTGGTAGCATTCTTTACTGTCCAGATTATTAAATTGTAGAATTAGATGAAAAATTCTCTTCTCACATCATTCAGAAAtgttgaagatatacttttgtaactgcataatattttattttttagtttttaatataggATTTGGTAAATAAGTTGGTTTCCTATATTATTTCAGGAGTAAAACAGTTTTAATAGATTAGCCTAGTCAATAAGTGGTTCCTATCTTTAAGgagaaaattagttttaatattctgttttgctaatatcttgttatctaacTAGTTTATCTTTTACTATTTATTGTATCGTtgctgagaacaatttgaattagaatagaataattttatttcctccACATATgtattgtctctcttctctcctctgttctcttataatttcctccacaaAACCAACAAGAAACAATTCAATAAGTTTAGGGattcaaacaaatctgccaggCTCCTGAGCATTttccaatataattttttattgaaactaGAGTTTCCACTAGATTGTACACAATCTCATAAGAACAACTCTAATATGCAGTCAAAGAAAATCCAATAATTCAGAGGATAACAGGGTGGCAGGCATATAATCTTCCTCTATGAGAGATACtataaaataacacaaaataaaGTCAATGTTTTTTCCATGGAATAACATGATACTATCAAATTGCACAAATGTTTCACCTCATATGTCAGTGTGCCCCCAGAAGAATCGGGCTGACGAAGTGTGACACTTGATATGACCCCATTAGCTGAAAGAATGCATATAGCTCGCGGCCCTTGCTGAGAAAATGATATTACCTTCATAGTAACATCCTAAAATAACCAAAAGAAAAGTAGTTTGTCACTTGTCAAccatcatataaaatattttccagTTACCAGTCAAAAAGAAAACGAATACAGTGATTCCTGGAAATTAACAAGTCATTAATCATATACTCTCTCTGGTTGTCATTCTTTTGATAATTAATCACTTCATATGGCAAAAGGCATGCATGTAACTTAGGCCTTGTCATCTCACCAATGAAAAGATTGTAAAACTGGCCACAGAGGAAACATTTGAAAGgggaaaggataaaaaaaaaaatcatagatgCAATGACTATTTTTGGTGAAAGTTGTGCTTCCACCCAAGAAAAATGTCAGATAATACTATTCCACCAATAATTTTGGCTATTCCCTGACCATAAATATCAGAAATGTTAATTTGCATTGCACAACAAGAGCACAGCATATATAAGGCAATAGATATTTCTGACACTTACCTCCCCAGAATTAACAGTGATGATATGGGGAGTAAAATTAGCACCAACTGAGCATGCAACCCATTCACCtaaaaagggtaaaaaaaatcattaattaacaaaaaaattgggAATGAGAAAGTCTCAGTTTCTATTACAAGGCATTTGTAATATAGGCCAAATAAAGCATGGGAATATTTATACTACAGTTACAATTTAAAAAGTTGAAACATAATTTTGTCGTAGCTTCATGAAACAATCTTCATAGTGCATGTCAAGAactaattgttattttcaatagatgcaaatcaaatttaaaacccAGCATAAGGTTGGGttttaaaaataccaaaaaccctttgcaaaataattcaaaaaattattttatgatgcTTATTGCAAAAGCTACCCATTCCAATGGCAAGCTTTAACCAAGAGTTTTCGTAGAAATTTAAATCTTCCATATGTAAATGCAAATTGGGAAAACTTGCTTTCCTCAGCAAAAATAGAAgcttatatcatttttttttttaaaaaaaagcagaAAGGTAAGCACATATTGaataggcaaaaaaaaaaaagtggctaaagggaataataaatttgaaaataataatgctCTATGAAAACCAGTTTGTGAAAAGTGGTCTTCAGATATTGATCATGCATCTAATACATATCAAATATCATATTACTATCTTATACCCAGAAAATAACTTCATGAAGCCTAGTCTATTGTTTggtgattttttatattgaattgaaaaatagaCTTCCTGGCTAATACGTTTACACTCTTCGATCAAACAGTTTGTTACTTTGTTAATTTCCCATTTAAATctcagaaaataatattagcTTGCATGCAAGAGTAGCCCAACAAACAATCCTATCCATATTAGCCTTGTCATCCAGTAAGCAGTAGTAGCAGAAAGAAGGACCACGTAATTGCATTGCATCACCTATCAACAACTAAGTAGTACTAAATAGCGGAGCATGATGTCAACTTGGTCTTAGGACCTTTCTTGACAAACACACAGTGAGTGAGTGCACAACAATATTAAAGTCCTTCCATATCACTCTACACCTAGCCAACACAACTCCTAGAAAGCAACACCCACAACACTAGCATTCTAGTaccacaaacacaaaaacaaaataactacAAAAAACGAAACccctcaaaataaaataaatcagcaATTTTATTTCCCTCCTATAAGTTGTTCCCCGTGAGTTGCAGATTTTAGTACCTAACATAGTACGTAGAAAGATTTGGATTGGATCAGTTTGAACGAACGAACTGCCAAAACGACGGACATAACGAGATTCCACCGACCCACAAAGCTAACTCACTTTTTCAGGACAACAATCAAAGGTCCCACACTCCCTCTCATCTCATTCCACTTCCCTATAACCCATTTTCTCATTCCTATTTTCCATTTTCCAACACTAACAACAAAGTACTACCACTTCAACTCAggttatttcttcttcttttttaataaatgtcatgaatttttatttattttgatgattaatttattaattttatcaataaaaatatcaattgagAGATTGAAACTCATAatctttattttccttcttctttctttaccACCTATTTGGTCAACCTTATGAATATCACgaataaaagagaaatagaatTTTCTTTACTACTTACCTAAATTCTCCAACTCGAATTTGGCTTTGCTCACGGAGctagttggttttatttttccgCGCTTCTCCGACGAGAAATCGATCACCGGCGGCAACGGAGCGGAGGAAGATATCGGCTTCGGAGACAGCGCCATGGTCACCGACCCATCCGGTGCGTACTTTCTCGGCCGGCCCCTCTTCTTTTTCGCCGGCATCTTCGCCGGATACGCCTCCATCGCCGCCGTGTGTGGCGGATGTGGCGACGGCGGAACACTTCCCGCCGTCGCCGGAATCTGCGTCGTGGATCCGCTTGCCGGAGCCGGGTTGTCGGTCCTCGGAGCTACATGGTAGTCCGACGGAGCATCCGATCCCACCAGCGTAACGCCGCCGCTAACACCGCCACTGGTCTCCATGTTCAAACACTTGAGAAGTAGTACCACTCACACGTAACATAAAGTAAAACCACACATCAATAtctcatattttttcttcttcttcaaactcAATCACCCAAAACTTCTACTACTATGCTATGCTGCtgggaaatgattttttttcttttagaaaagatgaaaaatttaagccaggaaatgagaaaaatcaaaattaaaagctaGCTTGAGGAGCTGGGCATGAAACAAGATGTGGAAAATCTTCACCTTTGCACCATTTGCGTAAATTtcgtcattaaaaataaattagcagGATTGGATGAAatcgaaaaataaaaattatgagctgaaattttgtgggAGAAAATACTAATATGTGAGttttgagaagaagaaaaaaatagatggGAAAATATTGTGCAGAAAGAAAGagtgaaatttgaaatattttgagtTTCCAAGGGAAATGAAAATGGCCAGATAAAATGAAtcctttgtttttgttgttcagGTAATTGGGTTCCTAACTTTCCTAAGACTGTCCAAattgagattaaaaaataaaggggaGGAAAAGGAGATATACTGAACTGGGggcattaaaaattattttaatgaattaatatttaatgccggaaataatattttaacggAAATAATTATTTGGTTTTGGTTGGAATCTGGTGGAGAAATGTATAAAATAGTATTAAAGTTGTTGGGAGgggctttctttttctttccccattttaaaaatatataataatgtgTGAATATGgacaaaggggaaaaaaaagaaagaaaaaataaagaaaagaatcacCACACGTTACCATATGATTTTATTAGGtgaatgaaaaagtaaaataggttgccaagaaacaaagaaactatcttggaaaggaaaagaaaggcatGGTAGACAGTCTATTAAGGCAAGCCATGTATGACAATATCATAATAGCCATTAGGCAAATAGCAAGTTAGGGTCATGGCATCAATTGTATGTAATAAGTATCACTCCATGTTTGAGATTGTAGAtgctattttatttatatacaaaaaaatcaTGTCCACTTGTAAGaagttaaaatcaaattttgtacccaaaaaaaaagtttagaattaaatttacttttaaaacaCATACTTTTAGTCTGTCCACAAAGTTAATcctgtttaaattaaattaagatggacaagaaaatttttattttaaacatttaatacaattacatatctaatatttttttacaagctACGTATTTAGTACTTAAACTTTGAGAATAatgattaagtaaaaaaaatctaatatcaaTTGATATACACGTTCAATGatacttttaaaatacatttgattagaattttaaaaaagtataattattatattaaaatgaaatttttactttaaaatttgttttaactttatttttgaaatataaaaaaggatttAAAGAGTAGATTTTTGTACTTCAAATTTAATACTagcattaattaaaattaattttaaaattaagtttgtgAATATTTGCCTAAATACACACATAAGTGCATAGTCTATTAATCTAGTATTCAGAaattagtaaaagaaaaaagaaaaagacggcaaaataaaatgaaaaggaacTGTGACCCGCACTTTCGCTTTTTTCACGCTTAAACAAACCTTTTATTTATCACTGGAATAAATTGTAAAGCAAGGCATTCATAAATTCTCCCTCCACTTAAA
Protein-coding sequences here:
- the LOC100794202 gene encoding AT-hook motif nuclear-localized protein 1 encodes the protein METSGGVSGGVTLVGSDAPSDYHVAPRTDNPAPASGSTTQIPATAGSVPPSPHPPHTAAMEAYPAKMPAKKKRGRPRKYAPDGSVTMALSPKPISSSAPLPPVIDFSSEKRGKIKPTSSVSKAKFELENLGEWVACSVGANFTPHIITVNSGEDVTMKVISFSQQGPRAICILSANGVISSVTLRQPDSSGGTLTYEGRFEILSLSGSFMPSESGGTRSRSGGMSVSLASPDGRVVGGGVAGLLVAASPVQVVVGSFLAGNQHEQKPRKQRHEVITSVIPAAVVPISTLDPVPILSAASSIRNDNWSAMPAEAKNKPADINVSLPAGFVFM